The following proteins are co-located in the Castanea sativa cultivar Marrone di Chiusa Pesio chromosome 8, ASM4071231v1 genome:
- the LOC142606881 gene encoding pentatricopeptide repeat-containing protein At2g27800, mitochondrial-like, with amino-acid sequence MCSARRNCLKFIFSTRNSTNPICPTNPFHHFFANSRNFSAYAIPISLITLKHQCFLNQTQVSPCPQLPSKQILCLSLYSLYSTKAPSRSFRRRESRRSKLNSKPTLDEAQFRRAVSQLLPRFTAEELCNVITFIEDPIVCLELFNWASQQHRFRHDVCTYHVTIKKLGAARMYEEMDDVVNQVLAVQCVGSEALYNTIIYFFTEARRLTRAVNIFNHMRNSRNLDCRPSIRTYNLLFAAFLSRGNNSYINHMYMETIRCLFRQMVNDGIQPDIFTLNSMIKGYVLSLHVNDALRVFHQMDVVYKCLPNSFSYDYLIHGLCAQGRTNNAKQLCDEMKQNGFIPSNKSYNSLVNALALGGEVDEAVRYLWEMIEKRRSADFITCRTVLDEICRQGKVGEAIRLLKELQEKDIVDGYTYRKLLYVLEDDFGNSTDKNQFGY; translated from the coding sequence ATGTGTTCTGCACGTAGAAATTGcttgaaatttattttctcaaccAGAAATTCGACCAATCCGATATGCCCCACAAACCCATTTCACCATTTTTTTGCAAACTCAAGAAACTTCTCTGCGTATGCAATTCCCATTAGTCTCATCACTTTGAAGCATCAGTGCTTTTTGAATCAGACCCAAGTTAGCCCATGTCCCCAACTACCTTCAAAGCAAATTTTGTGCCTTTCATTGTATTCTTTATACTCTACTAAAGCTCCGTCGAGATCTTTTCGAAGGAGAGAGAGTAGGAGatcaaaattgaattctaaACCCACACTTGATGAAGCCCAATTTCGACGTGCAGTGTCCCAACTTCTGCCGAGATTCACTGCTGAAGAGCTTTGCAATGTTATAACCTTTATAGAGGATCCTATAGTGTGTTTGGAGTTATTCAATTGGGCGTCGCAGCAACATAGATTTAGACATGATGTTTGCACTTATCATGTTACAATAAAGAAGCTTGGTGCAGCAAGAATGTATGAAGAAATGGATGATGTTGTAAACCAAGTGCTTGCTGTTCAATGTGTTGGTTCAGAGGCTCTTTACAATACCATTATATACTTTTTCACAGAGGCCCGGAGGCTGACTCGAGCTGTCAATATTTTTAATCACATGAGAAATAGCAGAAATTTGGATTGTAGGCCTTCAATTAGAACCTATAATCTTCTTTTTGCAGCGTTTTTGAGTCGGggaaataattcttatataaaCCACATGTATATGGAGACTATTAGATGCTTGTTTAGACAGATGGTCAATGATGGGATTCAACCTGATATTTTTACTTTGAACTCTATGATAAAGGGTTATGTACTTTCTCTTCATGTTAATGATGCTCTAAGGGTATTTCATCAGATGGATGTGGTGTATAAGTGTTTGCCCAACTCGTTTTCGTATGATTATTTGATCCATGGGTTGTGTGCACAAGGCCGAACAAACAATGCCAAGCAGTTGTGTGATGAGATGAAGCAAAATGGCTTTATTCCTAGTAATAAATCGTACAACTCGCTTGTGAATGCATTGGCTCTAGGTGGAGAGGTTGATGAAGCAGTGAGGTACCTGTGGGAGATGATTGAAAAGCGGAGGTCAGCTGACTTTATTACTTGCAGGACTGTCTTGGATGAGATCTGCAGACAAGGAAAGGTTGGAGAGGCCATAAGATTGTTGAAGGAGCTTCAAGAAAAAGACATTGTGGATGGGTATACTTACAGGAAGCTTCTATATGTGCTTGAAGATGACTTTGGAAATTCAACTGACAAAAATCAGTTTGGGTACTGA